The genomic stretch AGCCCGCAGATACCTGCCTATATCGTCGAACGCATCAAAGTCTTTCTTGAAAAATGGCAGTACGGACCGTGGGATACCTTTGGGAAGGAGGCCATTAGCTATGAACATCGAGGTGATATGCTTATTCAAGTACTCCATCGCAGAGCGGAATGTGAAGTGGTAGCCTGGTAAAGGTGTTATGGCATCTTTGAACAAGCCTTCAGCACTTTCAGTCGAATTTTCAAGGCCGGGTCTGAACGGAAGCTTCACTCCGTATCCAACACTGCAGATAATATTGAGAGTGAATTTTAAGATATCCTCTCTAGTGTCTGTCAGAATAAATTCGGACGCTGAAGAGCTTCGAGAGTACTCGTCCTCCCAATATTGCACCATTTCTTTGGTCTGGCGAATTGTTTCCTCCCAAACCAAGGCGCTATTTCTCTCATTGAACGGTGTCGCTGTATGTCGACGCAGATGTGCCCATTGAGAGCCTTCAGACTGTGATACATTAGCTGAGACTCTGAACACTCGATATCAATGCAGAAAACCGTTCGGACACCTTACTGTGACAATGTTGGGACCATACATCTCCAGAGCCCCTGTAGTGTGGCTATCCATTAGTCTTGCGGTAATATGCGAGTCACGTCAACATGATTTACCATATTGTTTGATGGGCTTTGGGAAACCATGACGAGACATGCAGATCTGAGAGGCTACTGAGGCGTCGCACACCATGCAAGTTGATACGGATGGGGTAATAAGCATATAAACTCCCCCATACCTCCTGTGGAGACGGTCTCTTGCTGCCCAGCGCGTTTTGAAGGCGCTACCATAGATAAAATCGGCCAACTTGGGTGAGAGCCACGTGTTGATCACATATGGAACGAACCGAGTCTCGAAAAGAGATAAGAACAATATATTATGCGACGAGATAGGAAATGAGACGTATGGCAATCCGATCTTCCGCGCAAGACTCCAGTGTCGAAGGAAACAGAGACCTAGGTAGGCAGTATAACTGATgaatagagaaaaaaggatGATCCCCAGCATGCTTCTGCGATCTGTCAGTAGCAATAGCCGAAAAGATGGAAATAGTCTCGACCTCTCTGTTAATATAGACCAGGAGCCAAAGCGGATGATTATCCCGTTCTTATTTAAAAAGACCACTTTCCTGTCACACTCTCCGATCAACTTACTGAAGCTATCCCTACAAAGTACCGTGACCTCAGCTTGTACTACTTCTACTATTACTTCACTCCAGTACCGCCAAAGACGTCAATGTGATTAGTAGGAACTCCGCTTTTGTCTATCCTTTtgttgcctcaggctgcGAATCTTTCCGTTTGTGATATTAGGTGCCTCAGGCGTTAACTTTTGAGTTTCGATTGATGCCTGAGTGATCTTCCCGATGTGGCCCTCTTTCTGGCTGTCCTTTTCCACATGAATTGATAAGCATACTACTTACTACATTACTTCTTCATATGTATCCACCTACCTAGTTGTGCCCACTCCTTTATTGCACTACTGTTGTCGCCCTTGTCTGTCGTTCCTCACGCAACCTCTCTCTAGTTCTATTATGATTTGACGTTCGAGCGCTCACTATGTCTCCATACTTTGGGCTCCTTAGAgcccttcccttcctcctcacTCTCTTTGCGTCTTTGGCTTCATCTGAGCATACGTCAAATTGGGCCGTTCTAGTTTCGACCTCGCGCTTTTGGTTTAATTACCGCCACCTCGCAAATGTCCTCTCGCTGTACCGTACCGTCAAGCGCCTCGGAATCCCCGATTCGCAGATTATCCTGATGCTCCCCGACGATATGGCCTGCAACCCTCGCAATGTGTTCCCTGGAACAGTGTACAGCAATGCGGATCGCGCAGTCGACCTTTACGGAGACAATATTGAGGTGGATTACCGGGGCTACGAGGTAACCGTGGAGAATTTCATCCGTCTCTTGACCGATCGGCTAGACGAAGATGTGCCACGGAGCAAACGCCTTGGCTCTGACGCTGGAAGTAATGTACTTGTGTATATGACCGGACATGGAGGAGACCAGTTTCTCAAGTTTCAGGACTCCGAGGAGATTGGAGCCTGGGACTTGGCGGATGCCTTCGGTCagatgtgggagaagaagcgttATCACGAGCTACTGTTCATGATCGATACCTGTCAGGCCAATACGATGTATACGCATTTCTATTCGCCCAATATCATTGCCACCGGGTCCAGCGAGCTTGATCAGTCATCATACTCTCATCATGCCGACAACGATGTCGGAGTTGCAGTGATTGACCGCTGGACGTACTATGTGCTCGAGTTCCTTGAAACTCAGGTAACAAGTGCGAACTCTAAACTGACACTGGGCGACTTGTTCGATTCGTACGACGAAACCAAGATCCACTCACAACCCGGTGTGCGATGGGATCTGTTCCCTGGTGCCGAGCAGGAGGGCCGCCTACGGACGGTGGTGGACTTTTTCGGAAATGTCCAGAACATTGAGGTTGAGAATACCACCGCGACTGACCCGGGATCTCTAAAGGAAGACCTTATTGAGATTGCGCGACTGGTTGAGAAATGGCGTGCACGCGATCGAGAATACTTGGTCAGTCAAAACGACTCGTCGCTTCGCGCAGGTAATGACAACTCCGGATTGCAAGTTTCTTTATCACCTCACTCGGCGAGGAAGAATTTTGAGCCTGCCAAAATGTCCCAAGAAGCTCCTTGGGAAAAGCGACTAGTCGGAGCTTCTGTTTTGGGGATCTGC from Aspergillus oryzae RIB40 DNA, chromosome 1 encodes the following:
- a CDS encoding cytochrome P450 (predicted protein) — protein: MLGIILFSLFISYTAYLGLCFLRHWSLARKIGLPYVSFPISSHNILFLSLFETRFVPYVINTWLSPKLADFIYGSAFKTRWAARDRLHRRYGGVYMLITPSVSTCMVCDASVASQICMSRHGFPKPIKQYGALEMYGPNIVTVRCPNVFRVSANVSQSEGSQWAHLRRHTATPFNERNSALVWEETIRQTKEMVQYWEDEYSRSSSASEFILTDTREDILKFTLNIICSVGYGVKLPFRPGLENSTESAEGLFKDAITPLPGYHFTFRSAMEYLNKHITSMFIANGLLPKGIPRSVLPFFKKDFDAFDDIGRYLRALVSTAETKETLSQNLIDGLVRSKQKIDKDQGLDPELTEDEILGNLFVFTIAGHETTAVSLRFALVLLALNQDAQEYLYEGIREATYDEPRNPVEWDYRRVYPKLVSPLCVMLETLRMYPPVSGIPRWTGDSAVNITYHNQPYLLPPHVYVNVNASGLHYSEEYWGPDAAVFLAKNKEGGLSGPGLEYDTIHKPVRGSYIPFSDGFRSCIGKKFAQVEFVVAMAIIFREYRVMLAKSNERETEDDLRRRAEKALGESTAFITLSMRDEVPLLFQKRCVSKA
- a CDS encoding GPI-anchor transamidase (Gpi-anchor transamidase), with the translated sequence MSPYFGLLRALPFLLTLFASLASSEHTSNWAVLVSTSRFWFNYRHLANVLSLYRTVKRLGIPDSQIILMLPDDMACNPRNVFPGTVYSNADRAVDLYGDNIEVDYRGYEVTVENFIRLLTDRLDEDVPRSKRLGSDAGSNVLVYMTGHGGDQFLKFQDSEEIGAWDLADAFGQMWEKKRYHELLFMIDTCQANTMYTHFYSPNIIATGSSELDQSSYSHHADNDVGVAVIDRWTYYVLEFLETQVTSANSKLTLGDLFDSYDETKIHSQPGVRWDLFPGAEQEGRLRTVVDFFGNVQNIEVENTTATDPGSLKEDLIEIARLVEKWRARDREYLVSQNDSSLRAGNDNSGLQVSLSPHSARKNFEPAKMSQEAPWEKRLVGASVLGICAAVWLTGSILGRSSV